GTGATGGTCGATGACAGCCACGCCGTAGGTTTTGTCGGAAAGACAGGCCGCGGAACTCCGGAACACTGCGGAGTGCAGGGCCGTGTCGACATCATTACCGGAACGCTTGGAAAAGCGCTCGGAGGAGCTTCCGGCGGATACACATCAGGCCGCAGAGAGATCATTGATCTGCTCCGCCAGAGAAGCCGCCCGTACTTATTCTCCAACTCATTGGCCCCGGCGATCGCAGGAGCAAGCATCGAACTGTTCGACATGCTGGATGAAAGTACAGAACTGCGTGACCATCTGGAAGATGTCACGGCTTACTACCGCAAAGAACTGGTGGACAATGGCTTTGATATCATTCCGGGAACACATCCTTGTGTGCCTGTCATGCTGTATGATGAGAAGACGGCCGCAGAATTTGCAAAGCGTATGATGGACAAAGGCGTATATGTAGTAGCATTCTCATTCCCGGTAGTGCCGAAGGGGAAGGCAAGGATCCGTACACAGGTATGTGCAAGCCATACAAAAGAAGATATTGATTTTATCGTAAAATGCTTTAAAGAAGTCAGAAGTGAAATGGGACTGAAATAAGAACAGATCAGGCAGACAATACAGGCTGCAGTCTTTTATATAAGGACTGCAGCCTGTATTATTTTTCAGTCTATGAATCCGAGTTCTCTCGCCTTAAGCACCGCGTCAAGAGCGTTATTTACCCCCAGTTTGTGATAGGCGATAGAAGTGTGGGATTTGATCGTAGGTATTGCAAGCCCTGTAATGTCGGAGATTTCTGCATTCTTATATCCCTGTGACAGAAGGGAGAGCATCAGTGTCTGTTGTTTTGACAGCTTTACCGGGCGTCTGCTGTCTAACTGCGCGGCAATGCCTTTGTGGCACTTGGACATGGCGTGTGCCGCCAGAAGGACTTCACTCATAAACTGCCTTTTAAGCGGTCCGCGGTAGTCTTCCTTTTCCATAAGGGCAGCAGCTTTCTTAAGGATCGGTAGTACGGCGGCCCCTTCGTCGGCGATGATCCTTATAAATTCATAGGGCTGCATATCTTCGAGCACCGCAAGCAGGGTACGGGCGGCTTCTTTTTTATTTCCTTCGATCCAGTCGAGGACAGAAAGCAGAACACCTGCCTCCGCCGCGTCCAGCGGACGGTTCAGATTTTCACCATATTCTCTCAAAAGGAGCAGATATCTTCTCGCCTCTGCAAATTCACCGAGCGTTATGTAGGCGCGCGCCGTCGTAAAATGCTGAAAGGCCCGGAACAATTCCACATGCTCCATGTCAACGACAAAATAATTGTCAAGCCATTCTCTGGCAGCAGCCGCATTTCCATCCAGAAGAGCCAGCTTTGCCGTGTATGCTTTTAAATTAGGCACAAAAAACTGCGCCTCCGTTGCCACAAGATTGGAGAGGCCGGTTAAAACAGTGTCTGCCTCTTTCATGTTTCCAGTCTGCCATAAGATGCTGTGCTGCAGAACGATCACGCAGATACGCCCCTCTGTCTTGTTTTTGTCTGACAGACAGTCCAGTGTCGTCCTGAGCATCCGGGCCGCCTCCTCCATACGGTTCTGTTCGTAGAGAAAGCAGGTGCGTATGCCTGGCTTGATATAGACCCATTCTGCGCCCAGAAGAGGCGCGAAGGTATGGTCGATATCATCCAGAACATCCGGAGGCAGGGCAAGATCCGAATAATCAAAATTACTGCGGTGCATGTAGGGCAGATTGTGGGTAAACGACGCGATAGAAGTTGCAAGTCCCTCAGGCGTATATTTTTTTACAAAGCGGCCGAACATGGAGAACTGCTTGATTTTTTTGTGTATCGTTGTCCGGTAATCCACACTGAAAGCGAGCATGGAAAACTCTACGAAAGTAGAGCCGGTCTTTGCGATCTTTGGAAGATGAAGCATAATAGCATCCATATGCTCCGCAAATTCCCGGTGCCTGCTGGTGAGATAATAATACCAGGCGCTCAGGACGTGCAGAACAGGAGATTCTCTGTATGCATGTCTTGGAAAGTCTTTTTCAAAAAACGGGCGGAGAAATTCAGCATAGTCAGCCACAGATCCCCGGTGATTCTCAAATAAGAACAAGTAAAGATATGTGTCTATATTCTTAAAATCTCCGCTGTCCAGAGAAAATTTCAGAGCTCTCGTATAATCACTGTGATCCCGGTAATAAAGCGCGGCGGTTTTATAAAGTCCTCCCACATCTACACGTTCCTGTACAAGCCGTTCCCGTAGAAAATCCTGAAACAGATGGTGGTAACGGTAGGTATTCCCGTGAAGAAGGCTCAAAAAGGAGTTGGTGCGGCTTAAGTGTTCCATGACAGATGCAGCGTCCTCCCGGCCCGACAATACATTTGCCAGTTCCGGGTCAAACTCGTCCACCACCGCA
This is a stretch of genomic DNA from [Clostridium] hylemonae DSM 15053. It encodes these proteins:
- a CDS encoding LuxR C-terminal-related transcriptional regulator, yielding MTGQETPVFLNDKFTPNLLPEVCAPRQALLKKYMHAAQFRFIYVGAQAGSGKTVSSLLWLNSCERRTIWIGLDSYDNAPSVFYKQLATGLYSLQPDNNAMRAVLVDPDFSASPVEHTIQLIAEMEPQEEAFALVLDDLHLITNAEIIKSLPAVIKRLPFSFVTLILSRHIIPDEFSTLVRDPQSQIITSRQLRFTEAEILRYFESLGRTLTAEEANFVYLATDGWAIGINAMAKSGQLQDEGEGYDFARYFKTQLWDNWEQDLRDFCLATAVVDEFDPELANVLSGREDAASVMEHLSRTNSFLSLLHGNTYRYHHLFQDFLRERLVQERVDVGGLYKTAALYYRDHSDYTRALKFSLDSGDFKNIDTYLYLFLFENHRGSVADYAEFLRPFFEKDFPRHAYRESPVLHVLSAWYYYLTSRHREFAEHMDAIMLHLPKIAKTGSTFVEFSMLAFSVDYRTTIHKKIKQFSMFGRFVKKYTPEGLATSIASFTHNLPYMHRSNFDYSDLALPPDVLDDIDHTFAPLLGAEWVYIKPGIRTCFLYEQNRMEEAARMLRTTLDCLSDKNKTEGRICVIVLQHSILWQTGNMKEADTVLTGLSNLVATEAQFFVPNLKAYTAKLALLDGNAAAAREWLDNYFVVDMEHVELFRAFQHFTTARAYITLGEFAEARRYLLLLREYGENLNRPLDAAEAGVLLSVLDWIEGNKKEAARTLLAVLEDMQPYEFIRIIADEGAAVLPILKKAAALMEKEDYRGPLKRQFMSEVLLAAHAMSKCHKGIAAQLDSRRPVKLSKQQTLMLSLLSQGYKNAEISDITGLAIPTIKSHTSIAYHKLGVNNALDAVLKARELGFID